From Spirosoma aerolatum, one genomic window encodes:
- a CDS encoding sigma-54-dependent Fis family transcriptional regulator, with protein sequence MNVFPISLPPLRDRKEDIPALVEHFIEKYNQKTGKRVAGISTPALNTLLDYQWPGNIRELEHLIERSVLLTKGSLIEEVGLLNIGQPPLPTVSEEHRIKTIDENERDHIIAVLKKCNGRIWGAGGAAEVLNVPPTTLNSKMKKLGIRKEYLDHK encoded by the coding sequence TTGAACGTATTTCCTATATCCCTTCCCCCGTTGCGAGATCGTAAGGAAGATATACCCGCCCTTGTCGAGCATTTTATCGAAAAGTATAATCAGAAAACGGGTAAGAGAGTCGCAGGGATATCGACTCCGGCATTAAATACCTTACTAGACTATCAATGGCCTGGTAATATTAGGGAATTGGAGCACCTGATTGAACGAAGTGTGTTGCTGACGAAAGGCTCACTAATCGAAGAAGTGGGTTTACTCAATATAGGCCAACCGCCCTTACCAACGGTGTCTGAAGAGCACCGGATTAAGACTATCGATGAAAATGAGCGGGATCATATCATTGCTGTCCTCAAGAAATGCAACGGCCGAATCTGGGGAGCGGGTGGGGCCGCCGAAGTGCTGAATGTTCCGCCAACAACGCTAAATTCTAAAATGAAAAAACTGGGGATTCGTAAAGAGTACCTGGATCATAAGTAG